The proteins below are encoded in one region of Sulfolobus islandicus Y.N.15.51:
- a CDS encoding MFS transporter — MYKSTKLTFIRYFYEVIDVSNHMSSKLDEYLARIDRLPTWGLSYALLWAIGFSYFITLYDAVGNIGAALPYIPFINASQASLIASLGLFGYIPGSLGLGYLADRIGRRTVLIITVLLTAIGSLGMALSVNFPMLAVFRFIEGAGIGGDLNLAMVYISEFAPSAKRGKYANWIYAAGWIAVGIGSTIAALLVTGLPSIGWRLAFGIAAIMAVAALVIRIRAPETVRFLVKKGRINEAESIVRIMEETAMKRARVQSLPEPKIINYSYQTTNPFSILAKRVFTKRLVGLLLFWFFIYFVQYTFSTLWDYYGKFIGYSGTMLNQFVLLTGFSALGDTLMAFLLLIIIERTDRRLITQIGSIGWLVGMIVASYFAVHFNLLGMALTLGLITNAIGGGMSYLAGYLMSSESFPTAARSTGFAITDGLGHLGGAIGPLLLFPLVVATGPINAWAIEAFPVVIAAVILWFTVPRTVGVRLEEINEIHLTPQQPQGGIIKSEK, encoded by the coding sequence ATGTATAAATCTACAAAATTGACTTTCATAAGATATTTTTATGAAGTAATTGACGTAAGTAACCACATGAGTAGTAAATTAGATGAATATCTGGCTAGAATAGATAGACTACCTACATGGGGACTATCATATGCACTACTATGGGCTATAGGATTTAGCTACTTCATAACACTCTATGATGCCGTGGGAAATATAGGAGCTGCACTACCGTATATACCCTTTATCAACGCATCTCAAGCTTCTTTGATAGCATCTCTAGGTCTCTTTGGTTATATTCCAGGTTCTCTAGGATTAGGTTACTTAGCAGATAGAATAGGCAGAAGGACTGTACTAATAATCACTGTCTTATTGACTGCAATAGGCAGTTTGGGGATGGCATTATCTGTCAACTTTCCCATGCTAGCAGTATTTAGATTCATTGAAGGAGCAGGAATAGGCGGCGACTTAAATCTAGCAATGGTTTATATATCTGAATTTGCTCCAAGTGCAAAAAGAGGTAAGTACGCAAACTGGATCTACGCAGCTGGATGGATAGCAGTTGGTATCGGTTCAACAATTGCCGCATTATTGGTTACTGGTCTACCTTCAATAGGATGGAGATTAGCCTTTGGAATAGCAGCTATAATGGCGGTTGCGGCACTAGTAATTAGAATAAGGGCTCCAGAAACTGTAAGATTCTTAGTCAAAAAGGGCAGGATAAACGAAGCTGAGAGTATTGTAAGAATAATGGAAGAGACTGCCATGAAGAGAGCAAGAGTCCAGTCATTACCAGAACCTAAAATAATAAATTATTCGTATCAAACTACAAATCCATTTTCAATATTAGCCAAGAGAGTATTTACAAAACGTTTAGTAGGACTTCTATTGTTCTGGTTTTTCATATACTTCGTACAGTATACATTTTCAACATTATGGGATTACTATGGAAAATTCATAGGTTATTCTGGCACTATGCTTAACCAGTTTGTTCTCCTTACAGGATTTTCAGCATTGGGAGATACTCTTATGGCATTTCTTCTATTAATTATTATAGAGAGAACAGATAGGAGATTGATTACCCAAATAGGCTCCATAGGTTGGTTAGTAGGTATGATAGTTGCATCGTATTTTGCTGTACACTTTAACTTATTAGGTATGGCATTGACTTTAGGACTCATTACGAACGCTATTGGGGGTGGTATGTCATATTTAGCTGGATATTTAATGAGTAGTGAGTCCTTCCCTACAGCAGCTAGATCTACTGGATTTGCTATAACTGATGGATTAGGACATCTTGGAGGAGCTATAGGACCATTATTGCTCTTCCCATTAGTAGTAGCCACTGGACCAATAAATGCCTGG
- a CDS encoding TetR/AcrR family transcriptional regulator: MVIQMYRYPKTEKGKESLNKIITASLDLISEKGFLNTSISDITNKAGVAYGLFYFYFKSKHDILDELIRKFNTDMRYYLKVNTMGIQNRIEMEKEGLAKFLEWMSQNKKYYKVFVEAQVHRPEMYIWHFTKLAERYKIGLKEAMDRGEIVKVDPELLAYVLIGIGEMIGRRYILWTNQGLNKKQYNDLAILIENMLRPK; the protein is encoded by the coding sequence ATGGTGATCCAAATGTATAGGTACCCAAAAACTGAAAAGGGAAAGGAGTCATTAAATAAAATAATAACTGCATCACTCGACTTAATTTCAGAGAAAGGCTTTTTGAATACTAGTATAAGTGATATAACTAACAAGGCTGGCGTTGCTTACGGCTTATTCTATTTCTATTTTAAGAGTAAACATGATATATTAGATGAGTTAATTAGAAAATTCAATACCGATATGAGGTATTATTTAAAGGTAAATACAATGGGTATTCAAAATAGGATAGAGATGGAAAAAGAAGGTTTAGCTAAATTCCTAGAATGGATGAGTCAAAATAAAAAATACTACAAGGTATTCGTAGAGGCTCAAGTGCATAGGCCAGAAATGTACATATGGCATTTCACTAAATTGGCAGAGAGATACAAGATTGGCCTAAAAGAGGCTATGGATAGGGGAGAGATTGTTAAAGTAGATCCAGAATTATTAGCCTATGTATTAATAGGAATAGGCGAGATGATAGGTAGAAGATATATTCTGTGGACAAATCAAGGGTTAAATAAAAAACAATATAATGACTTGGCCATTCTTATAGAAAATATGCTAAGACCCAAGTAG
- a CDS encoding SCP2 sterol-binding domain-containing protein, with product MAEFVYPSKEWAEEWCKLLNESKEYNDAGKGWVSPILFVATDIPIQVLDYLGVKGTNAIAMKLYLNNGKCQGTEFFSDITKADAPYVLEASYNSWKDIISGKLQVVSALLSGTIKLKKGSLFDLARYTTASVVMANISNKINTKFLV from the coding sequence ATGGCTGAGTTTGTGTATCCTAGTAAGGAATGGGCAGAAGAATGGTGTAAACTACTAAATGAAAGCAAGGAATATAATGACGCAGGGAAAGGGTGGGTTTCGCCAATTTTATTCGTGGCAACCGATATCCCTATCCAAGTATTGGACTATTTAGGTGTAAAGGGTACTAACGCTATAGCAATGAAGCTTTATCTAAATAATGGAAAGTGTCAAGGTACGGAGTTTTTCAGCGATATTACCAAGGCTGATGCCCCATACGTACTTGAGGCAAGTTATAATTCTTGGAAGGATATAATTAGCGGAAAACTACAAGTTGTCTCAGCCTTGTTGTCTGGCACAATAAAGCTTAAGAAGGGTAGCCTCTTCGATCTGGCTAGATACACTACTGCTTCAGTGGTTATGGCTAATATCTCAAATAAAATAAATACAAAATTCCTTGTTTAG
- a CDS encoding thiolase family protein, with product MIVGFAGKLSKNYEKDGIELLKEAIDEALEMAGLNYADIDGIMANIGRGSFHGNKTYLNPPAQISEYFGIKPKIIDHVQYGGPSVLSMIYRAYKAIKTGDAETILCIQGGKISHLKDNHFQKTDIIDSPFDDYIKIYDQMSPISDYAMVAYRHSKLFGTTDEQRAEIAVMQRYNASFNPKALFRNPITVEDVLQSRIVSYPLHLLEIVYPIDGFHVFVVSKRSSKSALRNIDILAYGEAHWPNPPAEWDDIIYTPAIESAKRASFDLNRVDTFQLYDSFTITVMLQMEDIGLVEKGKVGQFVESHDLTFKGDVPINTGGGSLNTGQPAYMSGGVILEEALLQLNDMADGHQVKGTDVVFLNGIGWWSRKHSVTLVLGERK from the coding sequence ATGATTGTAGGATTTGCTGGAAAACTGTCTAAAAATTATGAGAAAGATGGAATAGAGCTATTAAAAGAAGCCATTGATGAGGCCCTAGAGATGGCAGGATTAAATTATGCTGATATTGATGGAATAATGGCGAATATAGGTAGAGGTTCATTTCACGGTAATAAGACATATCTTAATCCTCCTGCCCAGATAAGCGAATATTTTGGAATTAAGCCAAAAATTATAGACCATGTGCAATACGGTGGACCCTCAGTATTATCAATGATATATAGGGCATATAAGGCAATTAAGACGGGGGATGCAGAGACGATACTTTGCATACAAGGAGGGAAGATATCACATTTAAAAGATAATCATTTCCAAAAAACAGATATAATAGATAGCCCCTTTGATGATTACATAAAGATTTACGACCAGATGTCTCCAATATCTGATTATGCAATGGTTGCTTATAGACACTCCAAACTCTTCGGTACAACTGATGAACAAAGGGCAGAAATTGCAGTAATGCAGAGATATAATGCAAGTTTCAATCCTAAAGCTCTATTCAGAAATCCTATTACAGTAGAAGACGTTTTGCAATCTAGGATAGTTTCTTATCCTTTGCATCTTCTTGAAATAGTTTACCCTATAGACGGCTTTCACGTTTTTGTAGTAAGTAAAAGAAGTAGCAAATCAGCCCTTAGGAATATTGATATTTTAGCATATGGAGAGGCTCATTGGCCAAATCCACCAGCTGAATGGGATGATATAATTTATACTCCAGCAATTGAAAGCGCGAAAAGGGCTTCATTTGACCTTAATCGTGTAGACACCTTTCAACTTTACGACTCATTCACCATAACCGTGATGCTACAAATGGAGGACATAGGGTTAGTTGAGAAGGGTAAGGTTGGGCAATTCGTTGAATCCCATGACTTAACTTTCAAGGGTGATGTTCCCATTAATACTGGGGGTGGTAGTTTGAATACTGGTCAACCCGCTTACATGAGTGGTGGTGTTATTTTAGAAGAAGCTTTACTTCAATTAAACGATATGGCAGATGGCCATCAGGTTAAGGGTACTGACGTTGTATTCCTAAATGGAATTGGGTGGTGGAGTAGAAAGCATAGTGTAACTTTAGTATTGGGTGAGCGGAAATGA
- a CDS encoding Zn-ribbon domain-containing OB-fold protein gives MRDDEIRESYFKYFNEEKLPFIQCKNCGHRFYYPRAFCPKCGSSDLEVRFSEGRGKIFAMTKIYRKDGSYVIYGIVELEEGFRMYSNIVEGNQADIAKRVEVIFKEINGKKYPLFKVI, from the coding sequence ATGAGAGATGACGAGATAAGAGAATCATACTTTAAATATTTCAATGAGGAGAAGTTACCGTTTATTCAATGTAAAAATTGTGGTCATAGGTTTTACTATCCAAGAGCATTTTGTCCTAAATGTGGCTCTTCAGATCTTGAAGTTAGATTTAGTGAAGGGCGAGGTAAAATATTTGCGATGACTAAAATCTATAGGAAAGACGGTAGCTATGTTATTTATGGGATAGTAGAGCTAGAGGAGGGGTTTAGAATGTATTCCAATATAGTCGAGGGGAATCAAGCTGACATTGCTAAAAGAGTTGAAGTAATATTTAAGGAGATTAACGGCAAGAAATACCCCCTATTTAAGGTTATCTAG
- a CDS encoding long-chain-fatty-acid--CoA ligase: MEIIKGFPSTMMDDYQLNVKQILEHAGKWYGEQEIVSRKKDNTIFRYNYREAFRRVKKLASSLKSLGVKVGDRVGVLEWNTHRFYELYFAIPATGAVMLELNPRLHPLQLAKIINHSKVSFLFLNEDFIPIVESISNNIPSVKKLILISDTEKMHRNSYYDYETLVEEGDEEYEIPMFDERTSCYAAYTTGTTGDPKGIYYSHRSIVLNTLVISRNITIDDTFMQLVPMFHVNGWLGFMATTLVGAKLVLPGRYTADNPRPLVDLMINEKVTVTAGVPEVLSSILNYLRNMENKPLFVNSRILIGGSEPPLSLVIGLMEFGFQVGQGYGATETTPSVAGSVVKPKIKERYSEKDMLDLLRKQGIPAFGIDIKVVDPSTGKEVPHDGKTIGELWIRGPWIASAYYNDPRTVESFVGDGVDRWWRSGDLAVVDELGYIKIVDRIKDVIKSGGEWISTVDLENHLMTHPAVAEATVIGIPHPKWGERPLAFVVLRQGFENQVSKQELLGYLSQRFAKWQLPDDIIFVKEIPKTSVGKFDKKVLREKYRDFFTSDRKESI, encoded by the coding sequence GTGGAGATAATAAAAGGTTTTCCTTCAACTATGATGGATGACTATCAACTTAACGTCAAGCAAATATTAGAACATGCAGGGAAGTGGTATGGGGAACAAGAAATTGTCTCTAGGAAAAAGGATAATACGATCTTTAGATACAATTATAGGGAAGCATTTAGAAGGGTTAAGAAACTTGCAAGTTCGCTTAAGTCTTTAGGGGTTAAGGTGGGTGATAGAGTAGGTGTACTAGAATGGAACACGCATAGGTTTTACGAATTATACTTCGCAATCCCTGCTACTGGTGCTGTAATGTTAGAGCTAAATCCTAGACTTCACCCACTTCAATTGGCAAAGATTATTAACCACTCTAAAGTATCATTTCTTTTCTTAAACGAGGACTTCATTCCTATAGTTGAGAGTATATCAAACAATATACCGTCCGTTAAGAAGCTCATATTGATTTCCGACACTGAGAAGATGCATCGAAATAGTTACTACGATTACGAGACATTGGTAGAGGAAGGTGATGAGGAATATGAGATACCAATGTTCGATGAGAGGACGTCGTGTTATGCAGCATATACTACTGGTACTACTGGAGACCCTAAAGGGATATATTATTCACATAGATCAATTGTATTAAATACATTAGTAATATCACGTAATATCACAATAGATGATACTTTTATGCAATTAGTACCTATGTTTCACGTAAATGGTTGGTTAGGATTTATGGCTACTACACTAGTTGGAGCGAAGTTAGTGTTACCAGGGAGATATACTGCAGATAACCCAAGACCGTTAGTTGACTTAATGATTAACGAGAAAGTTACAGTTACTGCTGGTGTTCCAGAAGTGCTTAGTTCAATTTTAAACTATTTAAGGAACATGGAAAACAAACCATTATTTGTGAATTCTAGAATACTTATAGGAGGAAGTGAGCCTCCTCTAAGCTTAGTAATAGGTCTAATGGAGTTTGGATTTCAAGTTGGACAAGGATATGGTGCTACTGAGACTACACCTTCAGTTGCAGGCAGTGTTGTTAAACCCAAGATAAAGGAAAGATATTCTGAAAAGGATATGTTGGATTTGTTGAGAAAACAAGGTATACCAGCTTTTGGAATTGATATAAAGGTAGTTGATCCTTCAACTGGTAAAGAGGTTCCTCATGATGGTAAAACTATAGGTGAGTTATGGATCAGAGGGCCTTGGATTGCTTCTGCCTACTATAATGATCCCAGAACTGTAGAGTCTTTTGTAGGTGATGGTGTAGATAGATGGTGGAGAAGTGGAGATTTAGCTGTAGTAGATGAGCTAGGTTATATTAAAATAGTAGATAGGATAAAGGACGTTATAAAGAGTGGGGGAGAATGGATAAGTACAGTAGATTTGGAGAACCACTTAATGACCCATCCAGCTGTAGCTGAGGCTACAGTTATAGGTATTCCTCATCCTAAGTGGGGGGAGAGACCATTAGCTTTCGTTGTTTTAAGGCAAGGGTTTGAAAATCAAGTAAGTAAGCAGGAACTATTAGGGTATTTAAGCCAGAGATTTGCTAAATGGCAGCTACCTGATGATATAATATTCGTTAAGGAGATTCCTAAGACTAGTGTAGGGAAATTTGATAAGAAGGTTTTAAGGGAAAAATATAGAGATTTCTTTACTAGTGATAGAAAAGAAAGTATTTAA
- a CDS encoding acyl-CoA dehydrogenase family protein, whose translation MSKNEDELEEYRSKIREWIRNNVPEEISSKGDMAPPEILREWQRRIYEAGYLGVSWPKEYGGWGENPIKEIIVREEFAKAGVPYATVGLGVSVVGPAIILNGTEEQKKKYIRRILTAEDIWCQGFSEPQAGSDLAGIKTKAEDKGDHFLVNGQKIWSSYAHLANYCLLLTRTGDVSERHKGLTMLVVDMKSEGIRISPIKQITGRSEFNTLYFSNVKVPKENVVGNVGEGWKVAMSTLNYERLNIGTILFTVERLVRELSINNEQLFNTAEDIVALKSFYKRVLERLKKGYVAGPEAAVIKLVASEAIQRVYENAVANAGIEGLVMENGAGFRPEIIYGLLASRAITIAGGTSEILRNLLGEVVLGLPKG comes from the coding sequence ATGAGTAAAAATGAGGATGAATTGGAAGAGTACAGAAGTAAGATAAGGGAGTGGATAAGGAATAATGTACCGGAGGAGATAAGCTCTAAAGGAGATATGGCTCCTCCTGAGATCTTAAGGGAGTGGCAAAGGAGAATATATGAGGCAGGATATTTAGGGGTTTCTTGGCCAAAGGAATATGGTGGATGGGGAGAAAATCCGATTAAGGAGATAATAGTTAGAGAGGAGTTCGCCAAAGCAGGAGTACCTTATGCAACAGTTGGATTAGGAGTATCCGTAGTTGGTCCAGCAATAATTCTCAACGGTACTGAAGAACAGAAGAAGAAATACATAAGGAGAATATTAACGGCTGAGGATATATGGTGTCAAGGTTTTTCTGAACCACAGGCTGGTTCAGATTTAGCTGGAATAAAGACTAAAGCTGAGGATAAGGGGGATCATTTTCTAGTTAATGGACAGAAGATATGGAGTAGTTATGCACATTTGGCTAACTATTGTCTTCTTCTAACTAGAACTGGTGATGTATCGGAGAGACATAAGGGGCTTACTATGCTTGTAGTTGATATGAAAAGTGAGGGAATAAGAATAAGCCCAATAAAGCAAATTACTGGGAGGTCAGAATTTAACACATTGTATTTTAGTAACGTAAAGGTTCCTAAGGAGAACGTTGTTGGTAACGTCGGTGAAGGATGGAAAGTGGCAATGTCCACGCTAAATTATGAGAGGCTTAACATAGGAACAATATTATTTACAGTAGAAAGGCTTGTAAGGGAATTATCTATTAACAATGAGCAATTGTTCAATACCGCTGAGGATATAGTAGCACTAAAGTCATTTTATAAGAGGGTATTGGAGCGGCTTAAGAAGGGATATGTTGCAGGTCCAGAGGCTGCAGTGATAAAGTTGGTAGCTTCAGAGGCCATACAGAGAGTTTATGAAAATGCAGTAGCTAATGCTGGAATAGAAGGACTAGTAATGGAAAATGGAGCCGGATTTAGACCAGAGATAATATATGGCTTATTAGCCTCTAGAGCTATAACAATAGCTGGAGGGACTTCAGAGATATTAAGGAATTTATTAGGGGAGGTTGTTCTAGGATTACCAAAAGGTTAA
- a CDS encoding 3-hydroxyacyl-CoA dehydrogenase/enoyl-CoA hydratase family protein encodes MKVEDIKKVLVVGAGTMGHGIAEIAAISGYKVYLSDISQDILNSALERIRWSLSKLRERGQIKESIDTIMSRITTILGLDKTVSDADFSIEASTERIDIKRQVFSKLDELLPSHAILATNTSSLPITKIAEATKRPDKVVGMHFFNPPVLMQLVEVMKGDKTSDETAKITYDLAKRFGKQPIMINKDVPGYVVNRILGQINVASCILVEKKVADYREVDSVARYKLGFPMGVYELIDYTGVDVAYYVSKSREELGIRDDIPICSLIEQKFKNNELGVKTGKGFYTYPGPGKYVKPELPKELADKLNPVLILAGAVNEAARLLREGIASRDDIDLGVRLGLGLPKGIFQYADELGIDSVVKALEDLKALSGYSVFSPDPLLTQMVGENKLGIKTGSGFYTYGKVEEKKLNTLIIRIEPPLAWIILNRPERLNALNPELVSELDKSLDELEGRNDVRVVIITGNGRAFSAGADVSSFITLRPIDVIRLRTLRNVVNKIALYTKPIIAGINGFALGGGLELAMACDIRIASEVAQLGQPEINIGIIPGAGGTQRLPKLVGKGKAKLMIYTGDMVSAEDAYKMGLVDLVAPANRFEEEVRRVALKIAEKSPISLLAAKLAIELGYESNIWIGQTLESTLFGLLFTTKDVEEGVKAFLEKRKPQFKGE; translated from the coding sequence ATGAAAGTAGAAGATATTAAAAAAGTACTTGTAGTCGGAGCAGGAACAATGGGACATGGTATAGCTGAAATTGCTGCAATTTCAGGATATAAGGTGTACTTAAGCGATATATCTCAAGACATATTAAACAGTGCATTAGAAAGGATAAGATGGAGTTTAAGTAAGTTACGAGAGAGAGGACAGATAAAAGAGAGTATCGATACCATAATGTCCAGGATAACTACTATATTGGGATTAGATAAGACAGTAAGTGACGCAGACTTCTCAATAGAAGCTTCAACAGAGAGGATAGATATAAAAAGACAAGTATTTTCTAAACTTGACGAATTATTACCATCTCATGCAATATTAGCCACAAATACGAGCAGTCTACCAATTACTAAAATAGCTGAAGCTACTAAGAGACCAGATAAAGTTGTGGGGATGCACTTCTTTAACCCACCAGTATTAATGCAACTTGTGGAAGTGATGAAAGGAGATAAAACTAGCGACGAAACCGCCAAAATAACTTACGATTTAGCAAAGAGGTTTGGCAAACAACCAATAATGATAAACAAAGACGTACCAGGTTATGTTGTTAATAGGATATTGGGCCAGATAAATGTCGCCTCATGTATATTAGTGGAGAAGAAAGTTGCGGACTACAGAGAAGTTGACTCAGTAGCTAGATATAAATTAGGATTTCCAATGGGGGTGTATGAGTTAATAGACTATACTGGAGTAGATGTTGCATATTACGTTTCAAAGTCTAGAGAGGAATTAGGGATAAGAGATGATATACCAATATGCAGTCTAATAGAGCAGAAGTTTAAGAACAATGAACTAGGTGTAAAAACTGGAAAAGGTTTCTATACATATCCAGGACCAGGCAAGTATGTTAAACCAGAATTGCCAAAAGAATTAGCTGATAAATTAAACCCCGTATTAATTTTAGCTGGAGCTGTAAATGAGGCTGCTAGACTATTGAGAGAAGGAATAGCAAGTAGGGATGACATAGATTTAGGTGTGAGATTAGGCTTAGGACTTCCAAAGGGAATATTCCAATATGCAGATGAACTAGGAATTGATAGCGTGGTTAAGGCTTTAGAAGACCTAAAGGCATTATCTGGTTATAGTGTTTTCTCACCGGATCCCTTACTAACTCAAATGGTAGGAGAGAATAAATTAGGAATAAAGACTGGTAGTGGGTTCTATACATATGGAAAGGTTGAGGAGAAGAAACTAAACACACTTATTATACGTATTGAACCACCCCTAGCGTGGATTATATTAAATAGACCAGAGCGTTTAAACGCATTAAATCCAGAGTTGGTAAGTGAACTTGACAAGAGTCTAGATGAATTAGAGGGCAGAAATGACGTAAGAGTTGTTATCATCACAGGGAACGGTAGGGCTTTCTCAGCTGGAGCCGATGTTAGTTCGTTTATTACGCTAAGACCTATAGACGTAATAAGATTGAGGACTCTAAGGAATGTAGTAAACAAAATTGCTCTTTATACTAAGCCAATAATTGCAGGGATAAATGGGTTTGCATTAGGGGGTGGACTTGAGTTGGCAATGGCTTGCGATATAAGGATAGCTTCTGAAGTTGCGCAATTAGGACAGCCTGAAATAAACATAGGTATAATACCTGGAGCTGGGGGAACACAGAGATTACCCAAGCTAGTAGGGAAGGGAAAGGCTAAGTTAATGATATATACCGGTGATATGGTTTCCGCTGAAGATGCGTATAAGATGGGACTAGTGGATCTAGTAGCTCCAGCCAATAGGTTCGAGGAAGAGGTAAGAAGGGTAGCATTGAAAATAGCTGAAAAATCTCCAATATCCTTGTTGGCAGCTAAACTAGCGATAGAATTAGGATATGAATCCAATATCTGGATTGGACAGACCCTTGAGTCCACATTATTTGGGCTTTTATTTACAACTAAAGATGTGGAAGAAGGAGTAAAAGCTTTCTTGGAGAAAAGAAAACCACAATTTAAAGGAGAATAA
- a CDS encoding MBL fold metallo-hydrolase, translating to MTIFTLKLPMQGPLKYINTYLVKDNEEGILIDTGLPTQEDVITLTNYLKAHGYPNLVVITHYHPDHMGLVRLFKDKSDILISDREFEYIAYLVSEEYEKEMRQYLLANGFPEEFIQKMFKNRSRFNEIIDSVNFNTVKDGDVVKFGQGQMRVLLTPGHTMGHICLAYDKVVFCGDHILQDITPNVSLLRLEDNPLKAYLESLDRIERLSVEQLYPAHGEPFKDVSKRVEEIKEHHKKRLEEIKNIISVLRRANGFDIASRISWYKKWDELSTFDKQLAMGETLAHIKYLVEEGVIREINNTNSIYYTMSS from the coding sequence GTGACGATATTTACTTTAAAGTTACCAATGCAAGGTCCCTTAAAGTACATAAACACATATTTAGTAAAAGATAATGAAGAGGGCATACTAATCGATACTGGACTACCTACTCAAGAAGATGTAATCACTTTAACAAATTATTTGAAGGCTCATGGTTATCCAAACTTAGTTGTAATTACCCACTACCATCCAGATCACATGGGGCTAGTTAGATTGTTTAAGGATAAGAGTGACATATTGATATCGGATAGGGAGTTCGAATATATAGCCTATCTGGTAAGTGAAGAATATGAAAAGGAAATGAGACAATATCTTCTCGCGAACGGATTTCCAGAAGAGTTCATTCAGAAAATGTTTAAAAATAGAAGTCGATTTAACGAAATAATTGACAGCGTAAATTTCAATACCGTTAAGGATGGGGATGTGGTAAAATTTGGGCAAGGACAGATGAGAGTATTATTAACGCCTGGTCATACCATGGGACATATTTGCCTAGCCTACGACAAAGTAGTCTTCTGCGGGGATCACATATTGCAAGACATAACGCCAAATGTATCGTTATTGAGATTGGAAGATAACCCATTGAAGGCATATTTAGAAAGTCTCGATAGGATAGAAAGATTAAGTGTTGAGCAATTATATCCAGCACATGGAGAGCCATTCAAAGATGTAAGTAAAAGGGTAGAGGAAATAAAGGAACACCATAAAAAAAGACTAGAGGAAATAAAGAATATTATAAGTGTTTTGAGAAGGGCTAATGGATTTGATATTGCGTCTAGAATTTCTTGGTATAAGAAGTGGGATGAACTCTCTACTTTTGATAAGCAATTGGCAATGGGGGAAACATTAGCACATATTAAATACTTGGTCGAAGAGGGCGTTATAAGGGAGATAAACAACACTAATAGTATTTATTATACTATGAGTAGTTGA